A single region of the Bicyclus anynana chromosome 14, ilBicAnyn1.1, whole genome shotgun sequence genome encodes:
- the LOC112057919 gene encoding uncharacterized protein LOC112057919, with protein MNMFQSILDTIPKTRSQLVNDLDIPEDVTLQPYIWSEPDEDISDSIASVSIEDLEVKTPSSDSSLALSRAMTDSEIDYNRYRMLKNRSFSDPWVQMKVALDTFPPGYLDSLKSFQGTSSESSESSWERGRYHEELKLKMQRFFDEECRVFSPDDPGLIALEEALQDVELKSTDSDSNGL; from the exons ATGAACATGTTTCAATCAATCCTGGACACAATACCCAAGACGCGTTCGCAGCTGGTCAATGACTTGGACATACCGGAGGACGTGACCCTGCAACCGTACATATGGAGTGAACCCGATGAAGATATCTCTGACAGCATTGCTTCAGTCAGCATTGAGGACTTGGAGGTTAAAACGCCCAGCTCAGACTCGAGTCTTGCGCTGTCGAGGGCCATGACCGATTCGGAAATTGATTATAACAGGTATAGGATG CTCAAAAACAGAAGCTTCAGCGACCCGTGGGTTCAGATGAAAGTAGCTTTAGACACCTTCCCGCCGGGCTATCTCGACTCCTTGAAGAG TTTTCAAGGCACTTCCTCTGAAAGCTCTGAGTCCAGTTGGGAGCGGGGCCGATACCACGAGGAGTTGAAGTTGAAGATGCAGAGGTTCTTTGATGAAGAGTGCAGGGTGTTCTCGCCCGACGACCCTGGTCTGATTGCATTGGAAGAAGCTCTACAGGATGTCGAGTTAAAG AGTACTGACTCAGATAGCAACGGTCTTTGA